A stretch of the Vanacampus margaritifer isolate UIUO_Vmar chromosome 6, RoL_Vmar_1.0, whole genome shotgun sequence genome encodes the following:
- the etfbkmt gene encoding electron transfer flavoprotein beta subunit lysine methyltransferase isoform X2 — protein sequence MRYYEYCRFWFERPELWPFDDPYWAIYWPGGQALSRYLLDNPGVSLGKSVLDLGSGCGASAIAAKLCGADQVVANDIDSVATLATCMNFKLNGLESPVCVTDNMIGSDPGNFDLILLGDMFYDETLACSLHAWLQHCIKAHNSQVLIGDPGRAHFEEHGFQRLLQKLAEFELPKSVREENYGLTCSSVWCYDQQLTLK from the exons ATGCGTTATTATGAGT ACTGTAGGTTTTGGTTTGAAAGACCAGAACTTTGGCCTTTTGATGACCCATACTGGGCCATATACTGGCCAGGAGGGCAAGCACTCTCAAG GTATCTCCTGGATAATCCTGGAGTAAGTTTGGGGAAATCCGTATTGGATCTAGGAAGTGGCTGTGGAGCTTCGGCCATCGCTGCAAAACTGTGTGGTGCCGATCAAGTAGTCGCTAATGACATTGACTCAG TTGCCACACTTGCAACCTGCATGAATTTCAAGCTCAACGGTCTGGAGTCCCCAGTTTGTGTGACAGATAACATGATTGGTTCAGATCCTGGCAACTTTGACCTGATTCTTCTTGGCGACATGTTCTACGATGAGACCCTCGCCTGCAGCCTTCATGCTTGGTTGCAACACTGCATAAAAGCCCACAACAGCCAAGTTCTAATTGGAGATCCTGGCAGAGCCCACTTTGAGGAGCATGGCTTTCAAAGGCTTCTGCAGAAGTTGGCCGAATTTGAGCTGCCCAAGTCTGTCCGAGAAGAGAACTATGGTCTAACTTGCAGCAGTGTTTGGTGCTATGATCAGCAACTAACCTTAAAATAA
- the etfbkmt gene encoding electron transfer flavoprotein beta subunit lysine methyltransferase isoform X1, whose product MRYYECKSSYYSFSMTLLNEARLLCIAPRGRGVMLKVVSTFRLSYLKSIRRRYFSTECLDEESIRRFIYENTKIVEDHNLTPEIKLRLFTPDCRFWFERPELWPFDDPYWAIYWPGGQALSRYLLDNPGVSLGKSVLDLGSGCGASAIAAKLCGADQVVANDIDSVATLATCMNFKLNGLESPVCVTDNMIGSDPGNFDLILLGDMFYDETLACSLHAWLQHCIKAHNSQVLIGDPGRAHFEEHGFQRLLQKLAEFELPKSVREENYGLTCSSVWCYDQQLTLK is encoded by the exons ATGCGTTATTATGAGTGTAAGTCATCTTACTATAGCTTTTCAATGACACTATTAAATGAGGCACGGCTATTATGTATTGCACCGAGAGGGCGGGGCGTCATGTTAAAAGTTGTAAGCACGTTCAGGTTGTCTTATTTAAAATCAATTAGACGCAGGTATTTCTCTACTGAATGCCTGGATGAGGAATCTATTAGGAGGTTCATTTATGAAAACACAAAGATTGTTGAAGATCATAACCTGACACCAGAGATCAAACTCAGACTTTTCACCCCAGACTGTAGGTTTTGGTTTGAAAGACCAGAACTTTGGCCTTTTGATGACCCATACTGGGCCATATACTGGCCAGGAGGGCAAGCACTCTCAAG GTATCTCCTGGATAATCCTGGAGTAAGTTTGGGGAAATCCGTATTGGATCTAGGAAGTGGCTGTGGAGCTTCGGCCATCGCTGCAAAACTGTGTGGTGCCGATCAAGTAGTCGCTAATGACATTGACTCAG TTGCCACACTTGCAACCTGCATGAATTTCAAGCTCAACGGTCTGGAGTCCCCAGTTTGTGTGACAGATAACATGATTGGTTCAGATCCTGGCAACTTTGACCTGATTCTTCTTGGCGACATGTTCTACGATGAGACCCTCGCCTGCAGCCTTCATGCTTGGTTGCAACACTGCATAAAAGCCCACAACAGCCAAGTTCTAATTGGAGATCCTGGCAGAGCCCACTTTGAGGAGCATGGCTTTCAAAGGCTTCTGCAGAAGTTGGCCGAATTTGAGCTGCCCAAGTCTGTCCGAGAAGAGAACTATGGTCTAACTTGCAGCAGTGTTTGGTGCTATGATCAGCAACTAACCTTAAAATAA